Proteins encoded in a region of the Oscillospiraceae bacterium MB24-C1 genome:
- a CDS encoding AzlD domain-containing protein, whose amino-acid sequence MLLTPLQTLVMIFAVALGAMITRFTPFLLFPETREQPKTVVYLGRALPSAMMGLLVVYCLKSVSFTRAPHGLPELIAVLVTATLHKWRGNALLSICLGTVVYMFLVQKVF is encoded by the coding sequence ATGCTTTTGACACCGCTGCAAACCCTTGTGATGATCTTTGCGGTTGCTCTGGGCGCCATGATTACGCGTTTTACGCCGTTTTTGTTGTTCCCCGAAACGCGTGAACAACCTAAAACGGTTGTTTATCTGGGGCGGGCGTTGCCATCAGCCATGATGGGGCTTTTGGTGGTCTATTGTCTCAAAAGCGTTTCATTCACCCGTGCACCGCATGGCTTACCCGAACTTATTGCCGTTCTGGTGACAGCCACGCTGCACAAATGGCGTGGCAATGCACTGTTGAGCATCTGTCTTGGTACTGTGGTTTATATGTTTTTGGTGCAAAAGGTATTTTAG
- a CDS encoding AzlC family ABC transporter permease, translating into MKELKKAMMGAFPHTIPVLTGFLVLGAAYGMLMQAKGYGTVWAVLMSAIAFCGSMQFVAITLLTVAFDPIQAFLLSLMVNARHIFYGISMLEKYKGLGTIRPFLIYTLCDETFSISSGVSPPEGISRKHFYLSISLLNYIYWIFGTFLGGVAGQLLTFDTTGLDFVLTALFVVLFIEQVKKRENRLSGLIGLACTTTCLTVFGAERFVIPAMLLILAILLLGREKLCF; encoded by the coding sequence ATGAAGGAACTTAAAAAGGCGATGATGGGGGCATTTCCCCACACCATCCCAGTTTTGACCGGTTTTCTGGTGCTGGGGGCGGCCTATGGTATGTTGATGCAGGCCAAAGGCTACGGGACAGTTTGGGCGGTGCTGATGAGCGCCATTGCATTTTGCGGCAGCATGCAGTTTGTGGCCATCACACTGCTGACGGTGGCATTTGATCCGATTCAGGCGTTTTTACTCAGCCTTATGGTTAACGCGCGGCACATCTTTTACGGAATTTCGATGTTGGAAAAGTACAAGGGTCTTGGCACGATACGTCCCTTTTTAATTTATACGCTCTGCGACGAGACCTTTTCCATTTCCTCTGGCGTTTCCCCGCCGGAGGGGATTAGTCGAAAGCACTTTTACCTTTCGATATCGCTACTGAACTACATATATTGGATTTTTGGCACCTTTCTCGGTGGTGTGGCGGGGCAGCTGCTCACCTTTGATACGACTGGGTTAGATTTTGTGCTGACGGCGTTGTTTGTGGTACTGTTTATCGAGCAGGTGAAAAAGCGTGAGAATCGGCTATCTGGCTTAATCGGGCTGGCCTGCACGACCACTTGTCTCACCGTTTTCGGAGCAGAACGGTTTGTCATACCAGCCATGCTGCTCATCCTTGCCATTCTGCTGCTCGGGAGGGAAAAACTATGCTTTTGA
- a CDS encoding XRE family transcriptional regulator, producing the protein MEVNKIIAENLRRLRTDRNLSFGALSSQCGVSKVMLSQIEKGDTNPTINTIWKIANGLKVPYTALLEQQSDTTEVLKKADLAVLHGADTHYRVFCYYANAPDRNFELFQLEMDPGHSYDSIGHSEKAQEFIMVFAGCLALTVNGCTHTLHPDDAISFVASGAHTYTACGSEVLKAAIINFYPT; encoded by the coding sequence ATGGAAGTTAATAAAATTATTGCTGAAAATTTACGCCGACTGCGTACTGACCGCAATCTGAGCTTTGGCGCGTTGTCGTCACAATGCGGTGTCAGCAAGGTGATGCTTTCACAAATTGAAAAAGGAGATACCAACCCCACCATCAATACCATTTGGAAAATCGCTAACGGCCTAAAGGTCCCCTATACTGCGCTGCTTGAACAGCAATCGGACACCACTGAGGTGCTCAAAAAAGCTGATCTCGCCGTTTTGCACGGTGCCGACACCCATTATCGCGTTTTTTGCTATTACGCTAATGCACCCGACCGCAATTTTGAACTTTTCCAGCTGGAGATGGACCCCGGCCACAGTTATGACTCGATCGGCCACTCTGAAAAGGCGCAAGAATTTATCATGGTTTTTGCGGGCTGTTTAGCACTGACGGTAAACGGCTGTACCCATACGCTACATCCTGATGATGCCATCAGCTTTGTGGCGTCAGGTGCGCATACCTACACCGCCTGCGGCAGCGAGGTTCTCAAAGCGGCCATCATCAATTTCTATCCAACTTAA
- a CDS encoding HDIG domain-containing protein: MTCEHAPAAQIDTIVRQAGFDQSPFSVLARQISTPQSPVHHPEGNVWNHTLLVVDRAAARQSFSAYSRAFMWAALLHDIGKPDTTKKRRGRITAYDHDRVGGDLARALLQLVTEDTVFLETVVGLVRYHMQPLYVVKELPFQDIAGMRAQTNITEVALLSYCDRLGRGSVDRRAEAQAVITFLKKCNERTDFTWLKQE; this comes from the coding sequence TTGACATGCGAACACGCACCCGCAGCCCAAATAGACACTATTGTCCGGCAAGCTGGGTTTGATCAATCGCCATTTTCGGTACTTGCCCGGCAAATATCAACACCTCAATCGCCGGTGCATCATCCGGAGGGCAATGTATGGAACCATACCCTGTTGGTGGTGGACCGGGCGGCAGCGCGCCAATCATTTAGCGCTTATTCGCGTGCATTTATGTGGGCGGCCTTGCTGCATGATATCGGAAAGCCGGATACAACCAAGAAACGCCGTGGTCGCATAACCGCATATGACCACGACAGAGTGGGGGGCGATCTGGCGCGCGCACTTTTGCAACTAGTGACCGAAGATACTGTTTTTTTGGAAACGGTGGTAGGACTGGTACGCTACCATATGCAACCATTGTATGTCGTTAAGGAATTACCCTTTCAGGACATTGCCGGAATGAGAGCGCAAACCAATATAACCGAGGTGGCACTATTGAGTTATTGCGATCGCTTAGGGCGCGGTAGCGTAGATCGGCGCGCAGAGGCACAAGCAGTTATTACTTTTTTGAAAAAATGCAATGAAAGGACTGACTTTACATGGCTAAAGCAGGAATGA